ATTGGTTTTAGTTTGGTTTCGTCGCCGTCTAAGAAATATTCTTCCTGATAATGCATAATGGCATTCATGGTTACAAAAAGAGTTTCCTGACGCTGTCTAATCGCATCGATAAACCATTTTGCCGAATCTAGTTTTTGTTTGATAAATTGAACTGCATCTTTCTGCGCAGTCGATTTATCACGAGAATCTTTATATGTCTGCATCATTTCCTGATAATCTTTAGAAACGTGCAGGGAAGGAGCATTTCTTCCGTTTAAAGTCAATTCCAGTTCGCCGTCAATAATTCTAATAGCAAAATCAGGAACAATATTTTCAGTAACTTTATTATTTCCTGTAAAAGAACCGCCCGGTTTTGGATTCAGGCGTTCGATTTCATGGATCGCTTTTTTAAGCTGTTCGTTCGAAACGCTGTATTTCTGTAATAATTTATCGTAATGTTTTTTGGTAAAAGCATCAAACTGATTTTCGATAATGTCAATGGCTAAATCAACATATTCGGTTGGTGTTTTGTGCTTTAATTGAAGCAATAAACATTCCTGTAAATCACGCGCGCCAACTCCCGAAGGTTCCAGTTCGTGAATCACCGTCATCATTTTTTCGACCATAGCCTCATCAGTATAAATTCCCTGAGTAAAAGCCATATCGTCTACTATATCCGGAATGCTTCTTCGGATGTAACCCATATCGTCAATACTTCCTACTAAGAATTCAGCGATTTCACGCTCTTCATCATTCAAAATAAAAGTATTCAATTGATTGATTAAATCCTGATGAAAACTAATTGGCGAAGCAAAAGGTGTTTCGCGTTCCTCGTCATCACTATAATTATTTACCTGAGTTTTGTAATCAGGAGTATCGTCGTCGCTTAAATATTCGTCAATGTTAATGTCGTCTGCTTCAATTCTGTCAGATTCATTGTCATCATAATCGTCGTAGTCGTCATTTGCGAATTCATCAGCTTCGTATTCGTCTTCTTTTCCAGCTTCCAGCGCTGGATTTTCGTTCATTTCTTCTAATAAACGCTGTTCAAAAGCTTGCGTAGGCAATTGAATTAACTTCATCAGCTGAATTTGCTGTGGAGATAATTTTTGAGATAATTTTAAATTTAAAAATTGCTTTAGCATCTGTTTTTGTTAAAAGTTTCAAGTTTCAAGTTTCAAGTTGAAGAACGAACCGCAACTTGAAACTTGAAACCTGAAACCAATATTATTATTTTAGTTCAAGTTCCAATAACTTGAAACCTGAAACTTGAAACATTTTAAACTAATCGATTAAAATTCCGCACTTCCAGGAGTTCTTGGGAAAGGAATTACGTCTCTAATGTTTGTCATTCCTGTTACAAACAATACTAAACGCTCAAATCCTAAACCGAAACCTGCGTGCGTTGCAGAACCAAATCTTCTTGTATCTAAGTACCAGTATAGTTCTTCTTTGTCAATTCCAAGTGCTTCCATTTTCTGAACCAGAACATCGTAACGCTCTTCTCTCTCAGAACCACCAACGATTTCTCCAATTCCAGGGAAAAGGATGTCCATGGCACGAACCGTTTCTCTTCCTGGTTCTGTGTTGTCGTTCAAACGCATGTAAAACGCTTTAATGTTTGCTGGGTAATCGTATAAAATTACTGGGCATTTAAAGTGTTTTTCTACTAAATAACGCTCGTGTTCTGATTGTAAATCAGCTCCCCATTCTGTAATAAGGTATTGGAATTTCTTCTTTTTATTTGGAGTTGAATCTCTTAAAATGTCAATTGCTTCAGTATAAGAAACACGTTTGAAGTTGTTTTCTAAAACAAAGTTTAGTTTTTCCAACAACGCCATTTCGCTTCTTTCTGCCTGTGGTTTTGATTTTTCCTCTTCTAAAAGTCTTCCTTCTAAGAAAGCCAAATCATCTTTACAGTTGTCTAAAGCATATTTAATTACATACTGAATAAAATCTTCAGCCAAATCCATGTTGTCATCAAGGTCGTTGAAAGCAACTTCAGGCTCGATCATCCAGAATTCTGCCAA
This portion of the Flavobacterium gelatinilyticum genome encodes:
- the rpoN gene encoding RNA polymerase factor sigma-54; this translates as MLKQFLNLKLSQKLSPQQIQLMKLIQLPTQAFEQRLLEEMNENPALEAGKEDEYEADEFANDDYDDYDDNESDRIEADDINIDEYLSDDDTPDYKTQVNNYSDDEERETPFASPISFHQDLINQLNTFILNDEEREIAEFLVGSIDDMGYIRRSIPDIVDDMAFTQGIYTDEAMVEKMMTVIHELEPSGVGARDLQECLLLQLKHKTPTEYVDLAIDIIENQFDAFTKKHYDKLLQKYSVSNEQLKKAIHEIERLNPKPGGSFTGNNKVTENIVPDFAIRIIDGELELTLNGRNAPSLHVSKDYQEMMQTYKDSRDKSTAQKDAVQFIKQKLDSAKWFIDAIRQRQETLFVTMNAIMHYQEEYFLDGDETKLKPMILKDIADMVGLDISTISRVANSKYVETPYGTKLIKEFFSEAMKNDQGEDVSTLEIKKILQNTIEEEDKKKPLPDDQLAEILKEKGYPIARRTIAKYREQLDIPVARMRKKI
- the asnS gene encoding asparagine--tRNA ligase — encoded protein: MKHTKVRDLLNSTTTLQEVNAKGWVRTFRNNQFIALNDGSTINNIQCVVDFENTPEETLKRITTGAAVSVIGTLVESKGAGQKYEIQVNKLEILGDSDAEKFPMQPKKHSLEFLRENAHLRVRTNAFGAIMRVRSVLSYAVHSYFQQKGFVYVNTPIITGADAEGAGEMFQVTSLPLDNLPKNEEGNIDFKKDFFGKHTNLTVSGQLEGETFAMALGQIYTFGPTFRAENSNTSRHLAEFWMIEPEVAFNDLDDNMDLAEDFIQYVIKYALDNCKDDLAFLEGRLLEEEKSKPQAERSEMALLEKLNFVLENNFKRVSYTEAIDILRDSTPNKKKKFQYLITEWGADLQSEHERYLVEKHFKCPVILYDYPANIKAFYMRLNDNTEPGRETVRAMDILFPGIGEIVGGSEREERYDVLVQKMEALGIDKEELYWYLDTRRFGSATHAGFGLGFERLVLFVTGMTNIRDVIPFPRTPGSAEF